TGTCGATAAGCAAGCCAAAGATCTTGATGACGCCTTGGCACTCATCAAACATCATTGCGACCGTAAAGAAGCGGTGTCGATTGCCTTGCTCGGCAATGCTGCAGAAATCTTGCCAGAACTGGTCAAGCGCGCAAAAGCGGGTGGCATGAAACCTGATCTGGTAACCGATCAAACTTCTGCCCATGACCTCATCAATGGTTACCTGCCTATAGGCTGGACAGTGGCTGAATGGAAGGCTGCGCAACAAGACGTAGCTCAGCATGCCAAACTGACTGCCGATGCATCCCAAGCCTGCGCTGTGCATGTACAAGCCATGCTGGATTTTCACGCCATGGGTATCCCAACTGTTGATTATGGTAATAACATCCGCCAGGTGGCTTTTGACACTGGCGTCAAGAATGCCTTTGACTTCCCTGGCTTTGTACCTGCGTATATCCGCCCGCTGTTCTGCGATGGCAAAGGTCCGTTCCGCTGGGTAGCTCTGTCAGGTGACCCGGAAGATATCCGCAAGACCGATGCCAAGATCAAGGAGCTGTTCCCAGAGAATAAGGGCGTACACAAATGGTTGGAAATGGCGGGTGAGCGCATCGCCTTCCAGGGTTTGCCAGCGCGTATTTGCTGGCTCGGCTTGGGTGAGCGTCATATCGCTGGTCTGGCCTTCAATGAAATGGTCAAGAATGGCGAATTGAAAGCGCCTGTCGTCATTGGCCGTGACCACCTTGATACAGGTTCAGTCGCCAGCCCCAACCGTGAAACCGAAGGCATGCGCGATGGTACGGATGCAGTGTCCGATTGGCCATTGCTGAATGCTTTGTTGAATACTGCTGGCGGTGCCAGCTGGGTATCGCTGCATCATGGTGGTGGTGTGGGCATGGGTTATTCTCAGCATTCTGGCATGGTCATTGTTGCTGATGGTACCGAAGCTGCCGCTAAACGTCTTGCACGTGTGCTGGTCAATGACTGCGGTTCTGGCGTCATGCGTCATGCGGATGCTGGATATGAGCAGGCTGTTGCTTGTGCTGAGCGTGAGGGTTTACATTTGCCTATGATTAAGGGCGGTAAGTAAGCATAAGTGATTGGGGTAATTCCGTAGGTTGGGCTACGGTTTACCAGCCCAACACTCAGCGTTTAAAGAACGTTTTTTTTCATCGACGGCCCAGTGTTGGGCTGATGAGGCGTAGCCTGGCGAGGCCCGGCCCAACCTACAAAAGCTAACTGCGCAAACGACGACATTAAAAGTATTCAGGAAAAACACATGAGTAATCATTTTGAAATTCAACCCGGCCAATTCACGCTGAGCGACTTGCGCTCTATCTGGATCAAGGCCCAGCCTTTGAAGCTGGCAGAATCTGCCTATGCAGCCATCAATGCATCATCTGCCACCATCGATAAAATCGTCGCCAAGGGTGATGCTGCTTATGGCATCAATACCGGTTTTGGCAAACTGGCCAAGACCCGTATCCCTGACGATCAACTGGAACTCTTGCAGCGCAATCTCATCCTTTCGCATTCTGTTGGCTCTGGCGAATTGATTTCTGATGAAGTCGTACGCCTGATATTGGCGATGAAGATCGCTAGTCTGGCGCGTGGTGTCTCCGGCATACGTGCTTCCGTGATCGACAGCATGATCGCCATGTATAACGCAGGCATCATGCCGACTATCCCGGTCAAGGGTTCGGTGGGGGCATCCGGCGATCTGGCTCCGTTGTCGCATATGACCCTGGCTATGCTGGGTGAGGGTGATGCGCGGGTGAATGGCAAACTGGTGCCAGCCAAAGAGGCACTGTCTGCTGCGGGTATCAAGCCTGTCGTTCTGGCAGCGAAGGAAGGTCTGGCACTGATTAACGGTACGCAAGTATCCACAGCGCTGGCATTGAATGGTCTGTTCCTGGCAGAGCGCCTGCTGGAAGCTGGTACCATTACCGGCTCCTTGTCGGTCGATGCTGCCAAGGGCAGTGATGCGCCGTT
This is a stretch of genomic DNA from Undibacterium sp. KW1. It encodes these proteins:
- the hutU gene encoding urocanate hydratase; translation: MNNDPRWDASREIHAPRGAEKTCKTWVAEAAYRMIQNNLDPAVAENPKHLVVYGGIGRAARNWECYDQILASLKELGEDETLLIQSGKPVGVFKTHEDAPRVLIANSNLVPKWANWEHFNELDRKGLFMYGQMTAGSWIYIGTQGIVQGTYETFAEAGRQHFNGDWGGRWILTAGLGGMGGAQPLAASFAGAVSLNIECQQSSIDFRLRTRYVDKQAKDLDDALALIKHHCDRKEAVSIALLGNAAEILPELVKRAKAGGMKPDLVTDQTSAHDLINGYLPIGWTVAEWKAAQQDVAQHAKLTADASQACAVHVQAMLDFHAMGIPTVDYGNNIRQVAFDTGVKNAFDFPGFVPAYIRPLFCDGKGPFRWVALSGDPEDIRKTDAKIKELFPENKGVHKWLEMAGERIAFQGLPARICWLGLGERHIAGLAFNEMVKNGELKAPVVIGRDHLDTGSVASPNRETEGMRDGTDAVSDWPLLNALLNTAGGASWVSLHHGGGVGMGYSQHSGMVIVADGTEAAAKRLARVLVNDCGSGVMRHADAGYEQAVACAEREGLHLPMIKGGK